A section of the Pseudomonas tritici genome encodes:
- a CDS encoding HpcH/HpaI aldolase/citrate lyase family protein, whose amino-acid sequence MNTDRQSTTTLLPISYLFVPGNRPERFAKAVEAGADAIILDLEDAVHPESKAAARAAVWAWQESTSSVACQRFIRLNSVGSALFRQDLTWLGDMRYPERCTGVFLPKAEAPQALARVVEQLLAWQPQLHIVAIIETAKGLQQVEAIAAIPGLARLAFGSLDFSLDINCGQVPEAFLYARNRIVLTSRTAGLPAPIDGVTPAINDLAVVAQDSLYARSLGFGAKLCIHPAQLSTVQRAFLPDAHQLAWADRVMSAVAGGSHAVQVDGEMVDLPLIEQAQRLLDLAHRYAAVAKTGTC is encoded by the coding sequence ATGAACACTGATCGTCAGAGCACGACCACGCTGCTTCCCATCAGCTACCTGTTCGTTCCGGGGAACCGTCCGGAGCGCTTTGCCAAAGCCGTTGAGGCCGGGGCGGATGCAATCATCCTGGACCTCGAGGATGCGGTTCATCCCGAGAGCAAAGCCGCTGCCCGAGCTGCCGTGTGGGCGTGGCAGGAAAGTACGTCGAGCGTTGCGTGCCAGCGGTTTATCCGGCTCAACAGTGTCGGCAGCGCGTTGTTCCGCCAGGACCTGACGTGGTTGGGCGACATGCGTTACCCCGAGCGTTGCACCGGGGTATTCCTGCCCAAGGCCGAGGCTCCCCAGGCGTTGGCGCGGGTGGTCGAGCAGCTGCTGGCATGGCAACCCCAGTTGCACATTGTCGCGATCATCGAGACGGCCAAAGGCTTGCAGCAGGTGGAGGCGATTGCCGCGATTCCCGGCCTGGCGCGCCTGGCCTTCGGCTCGCTGGATTTTTCCCTGGATATCAATTGCGGCCAGGTGCCCGAGGCGTTTCTGTACGCACGCAACCGCATCGTGCTGACCTCTCGCACTGCGGGTTTGCCGGCGCCAATCGACGGGGTAACGCCTGCGATCAACGACCTGGCGGTGGTCGCCCAGGACTCGCTTTACGCGCGCTCCCTCGGGTTCGGGGCCAAGCTGTGCATCCATCCCGCGCAGCTGTCGACGGTGCAGCGCGCGTTCTTGCCCGATGCCCACCAATTGGCCTGGGCGGATCGGGTGATGAGTGCCGTGGCCGGCGGTAGCCACGCGGTGCAAGTTGACGGAGAAATGGTCGATCTGCCGCTGATCGAGCAGGCGCAACGTCTGCTGGATCTGGCCCATCGATACGCAGCGGTCGCCAAGACCGGGACCTGCTGA
- a CDS encoding ParB N-terminal domain-containing protein: MGQTYQIALRPVCEVRQSEQVDPANVQWLCDSIIRAGHWLEPIIVERSHGIVMDGNHRLNAALQLGLCRVPCIQLDYTDPRVCVRHWRTGHAFEVARIFNTIARGEIFPYKTTRHVFDPALPVIAIPLDRLYE, from the coding sequence ATGGGGCAGACCTATCAGATTGCGCTGCGGCCGGTGTGCGAAGTACGGCAATCGGAACAGGTGGACCCAGCCAATGTTCAGTGGCTATGCGACTCGATTATCCGCGCAGGGCATTGGCTGGAACCGATCATCGTCGAGCGCTCGCATGGCATCGTGATGGACGGTAACCACCGCCTGAATGCAGCGTTGCAGTTGGGTCTGTGTCGAGTACCGTGCATCCAGCTCGACTATACGGACCCACGGGTGTGCGTAAGGCACTGGCGCACGGGGCATGCGTTCGAGGTCGCGCGGATTTTCAACACCATCGCTCGCGGCGAGATCTTTCCGTACAAGACCACGCGGCATGTGTTTGATCCGGCGTTGCCGGTCATCGCGATACCGCTGGATCGCCTGTACGAATGA
- a CDS encoding TonB-dependent receptor, with translation MPVASRPCGERVLTLAIRTALLNFVMVAAGANAWAETPTPAATDDSTPSLTLDTTTIDGRYNGPTALPDVLPGGQVARGARLGMMGNKDVMDTPFSVTSYTAKTLADLQTVTVADALERDPSVRSTGQTGGIVDSFFIRGFAIGEGNLGELAYDGVYGVAPNYRAFTEYAERVEVLKGPGALMYGISPNSGVGGVINIVPKRPLEQDLTRFTGSYASDSQTGGHLDISRRFGEENQFGVRFNGSLQGGDTAVNDQHRDVGIGAIALDYRGERLRLNLDYISQKESFDGASRPFTIAPGVDVPSAPNGRTSLPQKWGWSDTKEQSALLGGEYDLSDNLTVFAHAGGGKSDVKRLSDQVPRILNDAGDTSNVPGYYKFNVDRSTADVGMRGLFATGPVTHTTTLMATRYQDELSRGINNGTTILSNIYHPVDTPKQYINTPKVLRVSESELSGVALTDTLGMLDDRFQLTLGVRRQFIESRNYNAAGSVSSRYNANATTPLLGVVVKPWEDVSLYYNYVEGLSKGDAAPGTASNAGETFAPYESKQHELGVKYEHGTFMTTLALFQIEKPAGELGANGVYSVQAEQRNRGLELSVFGEVATGTRLMGGVTFLDGELTKSATAANQGNKPVGVPDIQANLWAEYDTPWLEGLTLTGGAIYTDSQYVNQANTQALDAWTRIDAGARYATKIEGRPTTFRATVQNVFDREYWSGVASYSAFSPGYPRTLQLSATVDF, from the coding sequence ATGCCTGTTGCCAGTCGGCCCTGCGGTGAGCGCGTGTTAACACTCGCCATTCGAACCGCCCTGTTGAATTTTGTCATGGTCGCAGCGGGCGCCAATGCCTGGGCTGAGACACCAACGCCTGCCGCCACGGATGACAGCACGCCCAGCCTGACACTCGACACCACCACCATCGACGGTCGCTACAACGGCCCGACGGCGCTGCCCGACGTTCTCCCCGGTGGGCAGGTAGCGCGCGGCGCGCGGCTGGGCATGATGGGCAACAAAGACGTGATGGATACACCCTTCAGCGTCACCAGCTACACCGCCAAAACCCTCGCCGACCTGCAAACCGTCACCGTTGCCGATGCGCTGGAACGTGACCCCTCGGTGCGCTCCACGGGGCAGACGGGCGGGATCGTCGATTCGTTTTTCATTCGCGGCTTTGCGATTGGCGAAGGCAACCTGGGTGAGCTGGCCTACGACGGCGTGTATGGCGTAGCCCCCAACTACCGGGCCTTTACCGAGTACGCCGAACGTGTCGAAGTGCTCAAGGGGCCGGGCGCCTTGATGTACGGCATCTCGCCCAACAGCGGTGTCGGGGGGGTCATCAACATCGTGCCCAAGCGGCCGCTGGAGCAGGACCTGACCCGTTTTACCGGCAGCTACGCGTCGGACTCCCAAACGGGCGGACACCTGGATATCAGCCGGCGTTTCGGTGAGGAAAACCAGTTCGGCGTGCGCTTCAACGGCAGCCTGCAGGGCGGCGACACGGCCGTGAACGACCAGCATCGCGACGTGGGGATCGGTGCGATTGCCCTGGATTATCGCGGCGAGCGGCTGCGCCTGAATCTCGACTACATCAGCCAGAAAGAAAGCTTCGACGGCGCATCACGCCCGTTTACCATCGCACCGGGCGTTGACGTGCCATCCGCCCCGAATGGCCGCACCAGCCTGCCGCAGAAATGGGGTTGGTCGGATACCAAGGAACAGTCCGCGTTGCTCGGCGGTGAATATGATCTGAGCGACAACCTCACCGTGTTCGCGCATGCAGGGGGCGGCAAGTCGGATGTGAAGCGCCTGTCTGACCAGGTGCCGCGCATCCTCAATGATGCCGGTGACACCAGCAACGTCCCGGGCTATTACAAATTCAACGTCGACCGTTCTACCGCCGATGTGGGGATGCGCGGGCTCTTCGCCACCGGCCCGGTCACCCATACCACCACGTTGATGGCGACCCGTTACCAGGATGAGCTGTCGCGGGGCATCAACAACGGCACGACAATCCTCTCCAATATCTACCACCCGGTGGACACGCCCAAGCAATACATCAATACGCCCAAGGTGCTGCGAGTCTCCGAGTCGGAGTTGTCCGGCGTGGCGTTGACCGACACCTTGGGGATGCTGGATGACCGTTTTCAACTGACCCTGGGCGTGCGCCGGCAGTTTATCGAGTCACGTAACTATAATGCTGCCGGCTCCGTCAGCTCTCGTTACAACGCCAACGCCACCACGCCGTTGCTGGGTGTGGTGGTCAAGCCCTGGGAGGACGTCTCCCTCTACTACAACTACGTCGAAGGGCTGAGCAAAGGCGATGCGGCACCGGGCACGGCGAGCAACGCCGGGGAAACCTTTGCGCCGTACGAGTCCAAGCAACACGAACTGGGGGTGAAGTATGAACACGGCACCTTCATGACCACGCTGGCGTTGTTTCAGATCGAGAAACCAGCCGGTGAACTGGGCGCCAATGGCGTGTATTCGGTGCAGGCCGAACAGCGCAACCGTGGCCTGGAACTCAGCGTGTTCGGCGAAGTGGCCACCGGCACCCGTTTGATGGGGGGAGTGACCTTCCTTGATGGCGAGCTGACCAAATCTGCGACTGCCGCTAACCAGGGCAACAAGCCGGTCGGCGTGCCCGACATCCAGGCCAACCTGTGGGCGGAATACGACACCCCCTGGCTGGAAGGTTTGACCCTTACCGGTGGCGCGATCTACACCGACAGCCAATACGTCAACCAGGCCAACACCCAAGCGCTGGACGCCTGGACCCGTATCGATGCAGGCGCGCGCTATGCCACCAAAATTGAAGGGCGGCCGACGACTTTCCGCGCCACGGTGCAGAACGTATTCGACCGTGAGTATTGGTCGGGCGTGGCCTCTTATAGTGCGTTTTCCCCGGGGTATCCGCGCACGTTACAACTATCGGCTACCGTCGATTTTTGA
- a CDS encoding LLM class flavin-dependent oxidoreductase, with the protein MKFSLFVHMERWDESVSHRQLFEDLTELTLMAEAGGFSTVWIGEHHAMEYTISPSPMPLLAYLAAKTTTIHLGAGTIIAPFWHPLRVAGECALLDVISNGRMEVGLARGAYQVEFDRMAGGMPASSGGQALREMVPVVRALWKGDYAHDGDIWKFPTSTSVPKPIQQPNPPMWIAARDPDSHNFAVANGCNVMVTPLMKGDEEVLDLKNKFQAALDNNPDVPRPQLMVLRHTHVHTADDPEGWKVGAKAISKFYRTFDAWFGNKSVPVNGFLDPSPEEKFAGRPEFELESLHKTAMIGTPEEIIPRIQYYQELGVDEFSFWCDNSLPHAEKKKSLELFIKHVVPAFR; encoded by the coding sequence ATGAAGTTTTCCCTGTTCGTACACATGGAACGTTGGGATGAGAGTGTCAGCCATCGCCAGCTGTTCGAAGACTTGACCGAACTGACCCTGATGGCCGAGGCCGGTGGTTTCAGCACCGTATGGATTGGCGAGCACCACGCCATGGAATACACCATCTCGCCAAGCCCGATGCCGCTGCTGGCTTACCTCGCGGCCAAGACCACCACCATTCACTTGGGCGCTGGCACCATCATTGCGCCGTTCTGGCATCCATTGCGGGTGGCAGGCGAATGCGCCCTGCTCGACGTGATCAGCAACGGGCGTATGGAAGTCGGCCTGGCCCGGGGCGCCTATCAGGTCGAGTTTGACCGCATGGCTGGTGGCATGCCCGCCTCAAGCGGCGGTCAGGCCCTGCGCGAGATGGTGCCGGTGGTACGTGCACTGTGGAAAGGCGACTACGCCCACGACGGCGATATCTGGAAATTCCCCACCTCCACCAGCGTGCCCAAACCAATCCAACAGCCCAACCCGCCGATGTGGATCGCCGCCCGCGACCCGGACTCCCACAACTTCGCCGTCGCCAACGGCTGCAATGTAATGGTCACGCCGCTGATGAAGGGTGATGAAGAAGTCCTCGACCTGAAAAACAAATTCCAGGCCGCCCTGGACAACAACCCTGACGTACCACGCCCGCAACTGATGGTGCTGCGCCACACCCATGTGCATACGGCTGACGACCCGGAAGGCTGGAAAGTCGGGGCCAAGGCAATCTCGAAGTTCTACCGCACCTTCGATGCCTGGTTTGGTAACAAGAGCGTGCCGGTCAACGGCTTCCTCGACCCTAGCCCGGAAGAAAAATTCGCCGGTCGCCCTGAGTTTGAACTGGAAAGCCTGCATAAGACCGCGATGATCGGAACGCCGGAAGAGATCATTCCGCGCATCCAGTACTACCAGGAACTGGGTGTCGACGAGTTCAGCTTCTGGTGTGACAACAGCCTGCCCCACGCAGAGAAGAAAAAATCCCTGGAATTGTTTATCAAGCATGTGGTGCCGGCGTTTCGTTGA
- a CDS encoding flavin reductase family protein, producing the protein MIDAAIYKQVMGSFPSGVTVITTLDDEGQIVGLTASAFSSLSMDPALVLFCPNYSSDSYPVLIKNKRFAIHVLSGGQQTEAYAFARKGKDKAQGIEWTLSELGNPILANATAVIECELWREYEGGDHAIMVGSVKNLIVPQQNAGPLVYCHGKMGALPLVA; encoded by the coding sequence ATGATTGATGCCGCTATCTACAAACAAGTGATGGGTTCGTTTCCGTCCGGTGTCACCGTGATCACCACGCTCGATGACGAGGGGCAAATCGTCGGGTTGACCGCCAGTGCCTTCAGTTCACTGTCCATGGACCCGGCCCTGGTGCTGTTCTGCCCCAACTACAGCTCCGACTCGTACCCGGTGTTGATCAAGAACAAGCGCTTTGCCATTCACGTGCTTTCCGGGGGGCAGCAAACCGAAGCCTATGCCTTTGCGCGCAAAGGCAAGGACAAGGCCCAGGGCATCGAATGGACGCTCAGTGAGTTGGGCAACCCGATCCTGGCCAATGCCACGGCGGTGATCGAGTGCGAGTTGTGGCGCGAATATGAAGGCGGCGACCACGCAATCATGGTCGGCTCGGTGAAAAACCTGATCGTGCCCCAGCAGAACGCCGGGCCACTGGTGTATTGCCACGGCAAGATGGGCGCCCTGCCCTTGGTTGCCTGA
- a CDS encoding purine-cytosine permease family protein, with protein MPQMSRQDPLIEHHTVDYVPLAERHGKARDLFTLWFSTNIAPLPIVTGAMVAQVFHLNLVWGLLAIALGHLLGGIVIALASAQGPRMGIPQMVQSRGQFGRYGALLIVFFAALIYIGFFISNIVLAGKSIVGIVPSVPVPASILIGALSATAIGVIGYRFIHTLNRIGTWVMGSALLAGFIYIFAHDLPADFLTRGGFNAAGWLATVSLGVIWQISFSPYTSDYSRYLPADIGITRPFLATYLGATLGTILSFAFGLVAALATPEGTEAMVAVKQATGWLGPILMVLFLLNIISHNALNLYGAVLSIITSVQTFASHWTPSIKVRVALSGVVLAGCCVVALGASADFISQFIGLILALLLVLVPWASINLIDFYIIKRGVYDIASIFQADGGVYGRFNLHAIVAYFIGIIVQLPFANTSLYVGPWANLVEGADLSWLVGLVVTCPLYYCLATRQHTQKVRAARLGYTD; from the coding sequence ATGCCCCAGATGTCCCGGCAAGACCCCCTGATCGAGCATCACACGGTCGATTACGTCCCCCTCGCAGAGCGCCATGGAAAGGCCCGCGACCTGTTCACGTTATGGTTCAGCACCAACATCGCGCCGCTGCCGATCGTCACGGGTGCCATGGTCGCCCAGGTGTTCCATCTCAATCTGGTGTGGGGGCTGCTGGCGATTGCCCTCGGGCACCTGCTCGGCGGCATCGTGATTGCCCTCGCATCGGCCCAAGGCCCGCGCATGGGCATCCCGCAGATGGTGCAGAGCCGTGGCCAGTTCGGCCGTTACGGCGCGCTGCTGATCGTGTTCTTCGCCGCGCTGATCTACATCGGCTTTTTCATCTCCAATATCGTCCTGGCTGGCAAGTCCATCGTCGGCATCGTGCCGTCGGTGCCGGTGCCGGCGAGCATCCTGATCGGCGCCCTCAGCGCCACCGCCATCGGCGTGATCGGCTATCGCTTTATCCATACCCTCAACCGCATCGGCACCTGGGTGATGGGCAGCGCTTTGCTGGCCGGTTTTATCTACATTTTTGCCCATGACCTGCCGGCAGATTTCCTTACCCGTGGCGGCTTCAACGCGGCGGGCTGGTTGGCTACCGTGTCGCTGGGGGTGATCTGGCAGATCAGCTTTTCGCCCTACACCAGCGACTACTCGCGCTACCTGCCGGCGGACATTGGCATCACTCGGCCGTTCCTCGCCACCTACCTGGGCGCGACCCTCGGCACCATCCTGTCCTTCGCCTTTGGCTTGGTAGCTGCACTGGCCACGCCCGAAGGCACCGAAGCCATGGTCGCGGTCAAGCAAGCCACCGGCTGGCTGGGGCCGATCCTGATGGTGCTGTTCCTGCTCAATATCATCAGCCACAACGCCCTGAATCTGTACGGCGCGGTGCTGTCGATCATCACCTCGGTCCAGACCTTCGCCAGCCACTGGACACCGAGCATCAAGGTGCGCGTGGCGCTGTCGGGCGTGGTCCTGGCCGGTTGCTGCGTGGTGGCGTTGGGCGCGTCGGCGGACTTCATCTCGCAATTTATCGGCCTGATCCTCGCGCTGTTGCTGGTGTTGGTGCCGTGGGCGTCAATCAACCTGATCGACTTCTACATCATCAAGCGAGGGGTCTATGACATTGCCTCGATCTTCCAGGCCGATGGCGGGGTGTATGGGCGTTTCAACCTGCATGCGATCGTGGCGTACTTCATCGGCATCATCGTGCAACTGCCGTTTGCCAATACGTCGCTGTATGTGGGGCCGTGGGCCAACCTGGTGGAAGGCGCGGACTTGTCGTGGTTGGTGGGGTTGGTGGTGACGTGCCCGTTGTATTACTGCCTGGCGACACGTCAACACACCCAAAAGGTCAGGGCGGCGCGGTTGGGCTACACCGACTGA
- a CDS encoding sarcosine oxidase subunit gamma, whose product MTSLKAHELFTPPCQLQDQTDLPRVGFRGAQSAEYLTARGFTLPGAPNQACAQADGSWVARLSQNEYLVLGSLQDQGQRIADEEARWELDHRANYRLPRQDSHACVRLSGEVIAQVMAKLCGVDLSFPAFKPGMVAQTSVARVNAIVIHTGSVELPAFHILWDRASKAYFEGALRDALEEFGGVGQSV is encoded by the coding sequence ATGACCAGTCTGAAGGCCCACGAATTGTTCACGCCGCCCTGCCAACTGCAGGACCAGACCGACCTGCCCCGGGTCGGCTTTCGCGGCGCACAAAGCGCCGAGTACCTCACGGCGCGCGGCTTCACGTTGCCAGGCGCGCCTAACCAAGCCTGCGCGCAAGCGGACGGCAGTTGGGTGGCGCGCCTGTCGCAGAACGAATACCTGGTGCTGGGCAGCCTGCAGGATCAGGGGCAACGGATTGCCGATGAAGAAGCGCGTTGGGAACTGGACCACCGCGCCAACTACCGGCTGCCGCGCCAGGACAGCCATGCCTGTGTGCGGCTCAGCGGGGAGGTGATTGCGCAGGTGATGGCGAAGCTGTGCGGGGTGGATCTCAGTTTCCCGGCCTTCAAGCCGGGGATGGTGGCACAGACCTCGGTGGCGCGGGTCAATGCGATTGTCATCCACACAGGCAGTGTGGAGCTGCCGGCGTTTCATATCCTCTGGGATCGCGCCTCGAAGGCATACTTCGAGGGCGCGTTGCGGGATGCGCTGGAGGAGTTCGGCGGCGTGGGTCAGTCGGTGTAG
- a CDS encoding 2Fe-2S iron-sulfur cluster-binding protein, translating into MNRLPAPMGLLIQRDQPLDFSFDGLPYQGLQGDSIASALLANGRFLMSRSFKYHRPRGPLTMAGQDANSLVQLPREPNVLADAHALSAGLAVTAQNVNGSLDNDKDAYLGKFSKFMPVGFYYRSFYKPKGMWKVWEPIIRKKAGLGVLDLTFQPEYYDKAYLFTDLAVIGAGPAGLQAALTAANAGAKVLLIEQQPILGGSLTYARFDIAGTRADTLRRELLGAVQQHANIQVLTDATCNAWFTDNYLPVIQGKRLYKVRAKQCLVCSGSFDQPVVFRNNDLPGVMLTSAAQRLMKLYAVKPGRRAVVLTGNDDGYLAALDLHDQGVDVAAVIDLRQAPADKALPGALAQRKIACLSNSTVFEALHEKGLRHVKGVDVRQITGQGQVSASGQVIDCDLLCMSAGYMPVYQLLCQAGGKLAYEDSRAEFSLSGLPRNLGVAGSVHGRHQLDNVLADATNAAADSLLALGLNSSSPPAALRPEAQVNFPWPIFPHPKGKDFVDFDEDLQVADIVNATRIGYRDVQLVKRYSTVGMGPSQGRHSALPTARLVAWATQRTISETGVTTARPPFVAEKLAHVAGRAFDPYRQTPMHARHVQAGAKMMPAGIWQRPAYYGKAQDREACMQAEALHVRNKVGLIDVSTLGGLDVRGPDAAELLNRMYTFAFLKQPVGRSRYALMTNEHGVVIDDGVCARLADNHFYVTATTSGVDRIYQQMLKWNAQWRLDVDVTNVTAAICAVNVAGPDSRKVLAQVCSDLDLSAEGFPYLGVRQGTVAGIKARLLRVGFVGELGYEIHVPARHGLALWDALMAAGKAFDIRPFGVETQRLLRLEKGHVIISQDTDGMTHPAEIDMGWAVSRNKPFFVGRRSVDILEAQPLKRKLVGFSLPKGSVQPLEGHLVLNGADISGNVTSCEYSTSLGRIIGLAYAGIDQSTPGQRIPIRVEGGIVVQAEVVQLPFFDPTNQRQEG; encoded by the coding sequence ATGAACCGCCTCCCCGCCCCCATGGGCCTGCTGATCCAGCGTGACCAGCCACTCGACTTCAGCTTCGACGGCCTGCCCTACCAAGGTTTGCAGGGCGACAGCATCGCCAGCGCCCTGCTCGCCAACGGGCGTTTCCTGATGTCGCGCTCGTTCAAATACCACCGCCCACGCGGCCCGTTGACCATGGCCGGCCAGGACGCCAACAGCCTGGTGCAACTGCCTCGCGAACCCAACGTATTAGCCGACGCCCACGCGCTGTCCGCCGGCTTGGCGGTGACGGCGCAGAACGTCAACGGCTCGCTGGACAACGACAAGGACGCCTACCTGGGCAAGTTCTCCAAGTTCATGCCGGTGGGTTTCTACTACCGTTCGTTCTACAAGCCCAAGGGCATGTGGAAAGTCTGGGAGCCGATCATCCGCAAAAAGGCCGGCCTGGGCGTGCTCGACCTGACGTTCCAACCCGAGTACTACGACAAGGCCTACCTGTTTACCGACCTCGCCGTGATCGGCGCCGGCCCCGCTGGCCTGCAGGCCGCGCTGACCGCCGCGAATGCCGGCGCCAAGGTGCTGCTGATCGAGCAGCAACCGATCCTCGGCGGGTCGCTGACCTACGCGCGCTTCGATATTGCCGGCACCCGTGCCGACACCTTGCGCCGCGAGTTGCTGGGCGCGGTGCAGCAACACGCGAATATCCAGGTGCTCACCGACGCCACCTGCAATGCCTGGTTCACCGACAACTACCTGCCGGTGATCCAGGGCAAGCGCCTGTACAAAGTGCGCGCAAAACAGTGCCTGGTGTGCAGCGGTTCATTCGACCAACCGGTGGTCTTCCGCAACAACGACCTGCCGGGCGTGATGCTCACCAGCGCCGCGCAACGCCTGATGAAGCTGTATGCGGTCAAGCCCGGCAGGCGCGCGGTGGTGCTCACCGGCAACGATGACGGCTACCTGGCCGCCCTCGACCTGCATGACCAGGGCGTGGACGTGGCCGCCGTGATCGACCTGCGTCAGGCCCCGGCGGACAAAGCCCTGCCGGGCGCCCTGGCCCAGCGCAAGATCGCGTGCCTGAGCAACAGCACGGTGTTCGAGGCCCTGCATGAAAAAGGCCTGCGCCATGTGAAGGGCGTCGACGTGCGCCAGATCACTGGCCAGGGCCAGGTCAGCGCCAGCGGGCAAGTGATCGACTGCGACCTGCTGTGCATGTCGGCCGGTTATATGCCGGTCTATCAGTTGCTGTGCCAGGCCGGTGGCAAGCTGGCCTATGAAGACTCGCGGGCGGAGTTCAGCCTCAGTGGCCTGCCGCGCAATCTGGGCGTGGCCGGTTCCGTACACGGTCGGCATCAACTGGACAATGTGCTGGCGGATGCGACCAACGCCGCCGCCGACAGCCTGCTCGCCCTCGGATTGAACAGCTCCAGCCCGCCTGCAGCGCTGCGCCCTGAAGCTCAGGTCAACTTCCCCTGGCCGATCTTCCCGCACCCCAAGGGCAAGGATTTCGTCGACTTCGACGAAGACCTGCAGGTGGCGGACATCGTCAACGCCACCCGCATTGGCTACCGCGATGTGCAGTTGGTGAAGCGCTATTCCACGGTCGGCATGGGCCCGTCCCAGGGGCGCCACTCAGCGCTGCCGACCGCACGGCTGGTGGCCTGGGCGACCCAGCGCACTATCAGCGAAACCGGGGTCACCACCGCACGGCCGCCGTTCGTGGCGGAGAAACTCGCGCATGTCGCCGGACGCGCCTTCGACCCCTACCGCCAAACACCGATGCACGCGCGCCATGTGCAAGCCGGGGCGAAGATGATGCCCGCCGGGATCTGGCAGCGCCCGGCCTATTACGGCAAGGCCCAGGACCGCGAAGCGTGCATGCAGGCCGAAGCGCTGCACGTGCGCAACAAGGTCGGGCTGATCGATGTGTCCACACTCGGCGGTCTCGACGTGCGCGGCCCGGACGCCGCCGAATTGCTCAACCGTATGTACACCTTTGCGTTCCTCAAGCAGCCGGTGGGCCGTTCGCGTTATGCGCTGATGACCAACGAGCACGGAGTGGTGATCGACGACGGCGTGTGCGCGCGGCTGGCCGACAACCATTTCTACGTCACCGCCACCACCAGCGGCGTCGATCGTATTTACCAGCAGATGCTCAAGTGGAACGCGCAGTGGCGCCTGGATGTGGACGTGACCAACGTCACCGCCGCGATCTGTGCGGTCAACGTGGCCGGGCCGGACTCGCGCAAGGTGCTGGCGCAGGTGTGCAGCGATCTCGACCTCAGTGCCGAAGGTTTTCCCTATCTGGGCGTGCGCCAGGGCACGGTGGCCGGGATCAAGGCACGCCTGCTGCGGGTCGGGTTCGTCGGCGAACTGGGCTATGAAATCCACGTACCGGCACGCCACGGCCTGGCGTTGTGGGACGCGTTGATGGCGGCCGGCAAGGCCTTTGACATTCGCCCCTTCGGCGTCGAGACCCAGCGCCTGCTACGCCTGGAAAAAGGCCACGTGATCATCAGCCAGGACACCGATGGCATGACCCACCCGGCGGAAATCGACATGGGCTGGGCAGTCAGCCGCAACAAGCCGTTCTTCGTCGGCCGCCGCTCGGTGGACATCCTCGAAGCCCAGCCGCTGAAACGCAAACTGGTGGGTTTCAGCCTGCCCAAGGGCAGTGTGCAACCGCTGGAAGGCCACCTGGTGCTCAACGGCGCGGACATCAGCGGCAACGTCACCTCCTGCGAATACTCCACCAGCCTGGGCCGCATCATCGGGCTGGCCTACGCCGGGATCGACCAAAGCACACCGGGGCAGCGTATTCCGATTCGCGTCGAAGGCGGCATCGTCGTCCAGGCCGAGGTGGTGCAACTGCCGTTCTTCGACCCCACTAACCAACGCCAGGAGGGTTAA
- a CDS encoding sarcosine oxidase subunit delta, which translates to MKIMICPLNGPRNISEFTYGGEFKPMPDPLTCSDAEWADYVFNTDNLAGVVREWWMHTPSSYWFLAERHTVTDEIVRTFDPREVFTTRVDFTTAKEIAG; encoded by the coding sequence ATGAAAATCATGATTTGCCCGCTCAACGGGCCGCGCAATATCAGCGAGTTCACCTACGGCGGTGAATTCAAACCGATGCCCGACCCGCTGACCTGCAGCGATGCCGAATGGGCCGACTACGTGTTCAACACCGACAACCTTGCCGGCGTGGTGCGCGAATGGTGGATGCACACGCCGTCCAGCTACTGGTTCCTCGCCGAGCGCCACACGGTCACCGACGAGATCGTGCGCACCTTCGATCCGCGCGAAGTGTTCACCACCCGCGTCGACTTCACCACCGCCAAGGAGATCGCCGGATGA